Proteins found in one Colletes latitarsis isolate SP2378_abdomen chromosome 8, iyColLati1, whole genome shotgun sequence genomic segment:
- the LOC143344604 gene encoding putative serine hydrolase isoform X2, whose translation MSINNQNKTHSVEEIQIPVPWGHLSGKWWGPMDQQPIVALHGWQDNCGTFDTLIALLPSDVAVLALDLPGHGHSSHFPIGQFYHVLWDGLLSLRRIVKYYKWTKAKLLGHSLGGAISFLYAASYPDEVEFLISIDIAGPSVKNITENAGVTGVTVDRFLKYERLEFDSVPSYTYDEALQIVEDAYQGSITKESAAILMKRGTRPSGEPKRYCFSRDARLKVSLLSMPSMDLLLAYADKIKCAYLNIRASNGLKYDRPENYNEILDHIKIGAKRFEYHKVEGTHHVHLNNPERVAPLITKFISSEH comes from the exons ATGAGTATTAATAACCAGAACAAGACACATA GTGTGGAAGAAATTCAAATACCTGTACCATGGGGTCACTTAAGTG gcAAATGGTGGGGACCAATGGATCAACAACCCATAGTGGCACTACATGGCTGGCAAGATAATTGTGGAACTTTTGATACATTGATCGCGTTATTGCCATCAGATGTAGCTGTTTTAGCCTTAGAtctacctggccacggtcattcTTCCCACTTTCCTATTGGACAATTCTATCATGTATTGTGGGATGGGCTTCTCTCACTACGTAGAATTGTTAAATATTACAAGTGGACGAAG GCGAAACTACTTGGACATTCCTTAGGAGGAGCAATATCATTTTTATATGCTGCATCGTATCCTGACGAAGTAGAGTTCCTGATTAGTATAGATATTGCAGGCCCCAGTGTAAAAAATATAACGGAAAATGCTGGCGTGACTGGCGTTACAGTTGATAGGTTTTTGAAATATGAAAGACTAGAATTTGATAGTGTTCCATCCTACACGTACGATGAAGCGCTTCAAATAGTAGAAGATGCTTATCAAGGCTCTATAACTAAAGAAAGTGCAGCAATACTAATGAAACGTGGTACGCGGCCCAGTGGTGAGCCTAAGCGGTACTGTTTTTCACGCGATGCACGATTAAAG GTTTCTTTATTAAGTATGCCTTCCATGGATTTGTTGCTTGCCTATGCTGACAAAATAAAATGTGCTTATCTTAATATTCGTGCTAGTAACGGATTGAAATACGATCGACCCGAAAATTATAATGAAATTCTAGATCATATAAAAATAGGTGCAAAAAGATTTGAATATCATAAAGTGGAAGGAACTCATCATGTACACTTAAATAATCCTGAAAGGGTAGCACCCTTAATTACCAAATTTATAAGTTCTGAACATTGA
- the LOC143344604 gene encoding putative serine hydrolase isoform X1, translated as MSINNQNKTHSVEEIQIPVPWGHLSGKWWGPKGIQPIMALHGRQDNAGSFDTLIPLLPDDISVLCVDMPGHGLSSHYPKGHYYYVYWDGITLLRRIMKHFSWSKAKLLGHSLGGAISFLYAASYPDEVEFLISIDIAGPSVKNITENAGVTGVTVDRFLKYERLEFDSVPSYTYDEALQIVEDAYQGSITKESAAILMKRGTRPSGEPKRYCFSRDARLKVSLLSMPSMDLLLAYADKIKCAYLNIRASNGLKYDRPENYNEILDHIKIGAKRFEYHKVEGTHHVHLNNPERVAPLITKFISSEH; from the exons ATGAGTATTAATAACCAGAACAAGACACATA GTGTGGAAGAAATTCAAATACCTGTACCATGGGGTCACTTAAGTG GCAAATGGTGGGGTCCCAAGGGGATCCAACCAATAATGGCATTGCATGGACGTCAAGATAATGCTGGCAGTTTTGACACTTTGATTCCTTTATTACCTGATGACATTTCTGTACTTTGTGTGGATATGCCTGGACATGGTTTATCTTCTCATTATCCAAAGGGCCATTACTATTATGTTTACTGGGATGGTATTACTCTACTGCGTAGAATTATGAAACATTTCAGTTGGAGCAAG GCGAAACTACTTGGACATTCCTTAGGAGGAGCAATATCATTTTTATATGCTGCATCGTATCCTGACGAAGTAGAGTTCCTGATTAGTATAGATATTGCAGGCCCCAGTGTAAAAAATATAACGGAAAATGCTGGCGTGACTGGCGTTACAGTTGATAGGTTTTTGAAATATGAAAGACTAGAATTTGATAGTGTTCCATCCTACACGTACGATGAAGCGCTTCAAATAGTAGAAGATGCTTATCAAGGCTCTATAACTAAAGAAAGTGCAGCAATACTAATGAAACGTGGTACGCGGCCCAGTGGTGAGCCTAAGCGGTACTGTTTTTCACGCGATGCACGATTAAAG GTTTCTTTATTAAGTATGCCTTCCATGGATTTGTTGCTTGCCTATGCTGACAAAATAAAATGTGCTTATCTTAATATTCGTGCTAGTAACGGATTGAAATACGATCGACCCGAAAATTATAATGAAATTCTAGATCATATAAAAATAGGTGCAAAAAGATTTGAATATCATAAAGTGGAAGGAACTCATCATGTACACTTAAATAATCCTGAAAGGGTAGCACCCTTAATTACCAAATTTATAAGTTCTGAACATTGA
- the LOC143344604 gene encoding putative serine hydrolase isoform X3 — MALHGRQDNAGSFDTLIPLLPDDISVLCVDMPGHGLSSHYPKGHYYYVYWDGITLLRRIMKHFSWSKAKLLGHSLGGAISFLYAASYPDEVEFLISIDIAGPSVKNITENAGVTGVTVDRFLKYERLEFDSVPSYTYDEALQIVEDAYQGSITKESAAILMKRGTRPSGEPKRYCFSRDARLKVSLLSMPSMDLLLAYADKIKCAYLNIRASNGLKYDRPENYNEILDHIKIGAKRFEYHKVEGTHHVHLNNPERVAPLITKFISSEH; from the exons ATGGCATTGCATGGACGTCAAGATAATGCTGGCAGTTTTGACACTTTGATTCCTTTATTACCTGATGACATTTCTGTACTTTGTGTGGATATGCCTGGACATGGTTTATCTTCTCATTATCCAAAGGGCCATTACTATTATGTTTACTGGGATGGTATTACTCTACTGCGTAGAATTATGAAACATTTCAGTTGGAGCAAG GCGAAACTACTTGGACATTCCTTAGGAGGAGCAATATCATTTTTATATGCTGCATCGTATCCTGACGAAGTAGAGTTCCTGATTAGTATAGATATTGCAGGCCCCAGTGTAAAAAATATAACGGAAAATGCTGGCGTGACTGGCGTTACAGTTGATAGGTTTTTGAAATATGAAAGACTAGAATTTGATAGTGTTCCATCCTACACGTACGATGAAGCGCTTCAAATAGTAGAAGATGCTTATCAAGGCTCTATAACTAAAGAAAGTGCAGCAATACTAATGAAACGTGGTACGCGGCCCAGTGGTGAGCCTAAGCGGTACTGTTTTTCACGCGATGCACGATTAAAG GTTTCTTTATTAAGTATGCCTTCCATGGATTTGTTGCTTGCCTATGCTGACAAAATAAAATGTGCTTATCTTAATATTCGTGCTAGTAACGGATTGAAATACGATCGACCCGAAAATTATAATGAAATTCTAGATCATATAAAAATAGGTGCAAAAAGATTTGAATATCATAAAGTGGAAGGAACTCATCATGTACACTTAAATAATCCTGAAAGGGTAGCACCCTTAATTACCAAATTTATAAGTTCTGAACATTGA